From Anopheles coluzzii chromosome 3, AcolN3, whole genome shotgun sequence, the proteins below share one genomic window:
- the LOC120958016 gene encoding ADP-ribosylation factor-binding protein GGA1 isoform X1: MDVRTVLDGYLRKAVHPNNHDLDVSAIDQFCLTLKKDPSKMSIARELLVSRIQSTNTKESLLALEALEECMESLGREFRSEINKFRFLNELIKMVSKKYNGDQTPREVSERILNILLTWTNKYDPCDCDKIQEAYNLLATQGIQHRSQQNVIIRGPPARHLDERGGQMLDKEQQKLKQLIASGKPENFEKANLLIQNLYRDEERRTQMKSRRLAELQKVAENTKLLAEMLDQYRAGETSDDGLAVLSEIYESCESAHPTIVRLAEETQHSEEMLVQSLESGCKNVGKFWSLASEFEKIFEVNDALTQALDKYRVKVLNQQPAERAALSHPVETTAPLLPSMSYTPNITGSDPLDTLFDVSGEVPGSGGKETATSNRSNYDDLSDIFSSTGHGNGGTVGNDILLPEAAANQSAATTYSGLNGMKPNETKPKDNLLELNSILSSIKTRANASPSPVLGATAGRPAPSKAPSQNGSVAGASSKSIPELDSIISGMKATLLSGAVPPEEPPTTTTTTTAVAATNPEPTGSAGSEEDDPILAAPATTSSALPTKVEQPAPTATETVPSSKPELKALADIVIDLDCIQPSREPSRTVLDDKEGLQITLNFAADHPRPDVTVIVISTINQGRTSIPSFQFDASVRKPCKLRLLPPSACSLPGTKPFRPPADGITQVLLLANPTGEPVDLTCILTYLVGDDPDPIKESIVMQAVPSVRD, translated from the exons ATGGACGTGCGGACGGTTCTCGATGGCTATTTGC GAAAAGCCGTCCATCCGAACAATCATGATTTGGACGTGTCGGCAATCGATCAGTTCTGTCTGACGCTGAAGAAGGACCCGTCGAAGATGTCCATCGCCCGCGAGCTGCTCGTCAGCCGGATACAGTCGACCAACACGAAGGAATCGCTGCTTGCCCTCGAG GCGCTGGAAGAATGTATGGAATCGTTGGGGCGCGAGTTCCGGTCGGAGATCAACAAGTTCCGGTTTCTGAACGAGCTGATCAAGATGGTTTCGAAGAAGTACAACGGCGACCAGACACCGCGCGAAGTGTCCGAGCGT ATCCTAAACATTCTGCTTACCTGGACGAACAAGTACGATCCGTGCGATTGCGATAAAATACAGGAAGCGTACAATCTGCTCGCCACGCAGGGGATCCAGCACCGGTCGCAGCAGAACGTGATCATACGTGGGCCGCCGGCCCGCCACCTGGACGAGCGCGGCGGCCAGATGCTGGACAAGGAGCAGCAGAAGCTGAAGCAGCTGATCGCGAGCGGCAAGCCGGAAAACTTCGAAAAGGCGAACCTGCTGATACAGAACCTGTACCGGGACGAGGAGCGCCGCACGCAGATGAAGAGCCGCCGGCTGGCGGAGCTGCAGAAGGTGGCGGAAAATACGAAGCTGCTGGCGGAAATGCTCGACCAGTACCGGGCGGGCGAAACGTCCGACGACGGGCTGGCGGTGCTGAGCGAAATTTACGAATCGTGCGAAAGTGCCCATCCCACGATCGTGCGGCTGGCGGAGGAAACGCAACACAGCGAGGAAATGCTCG TTCAGTCTCTTGAGAGCGGATGCAAGAATGTAGGCAAATTCTGGAGTTTAGCTAGCGAATTTG AGAAAATATTCGAAGTGAACGATGCACTGACGCAAGCGCTAGACAAGTATCGTGTGAAGGTACTGAACCAGCAGCCGGCAGAACGGGCCGCACTGTCCCATCCCGTCGAAACGACCGCACCACTACTCCCCTCCATGAGCTACACTCCCAACATTACCGGTTCGGATCCACTGGACACGCTGTTCGATGTGTCCGGCGAGGTGCCGGGCAGTGGCGGCAAAGAGACAGCTACCTCCAACCGCTCCAACTATGACGATCTGAGTGACATATTTTCGTCGACCGGGCATGGCAATGGGGGAACGGTCGGGAACGATATACTGCTTCCGGAAGCTGCGGCCAACCAAAGCGCTGCAACCACGTACAGCGGGCTGAACGGGATGAAGCCGAACGAAACCAAACCCAAAGATAACCTACTGGAATTGAATTCCATTCTCAGCAGCATTAAAACCAGGGCCAATGCTTCCCCCTCACCAGTGCTGGGAGCGACGGCAGGCAGGCCGGCACCGTCGAAAGCACCGTCACAGAACGGTTCGGTAGCCGGTGCGTCTAGCAAATCCATTCCCGAGCTCGATTCCATCATTAGCGGTATGAAGGCGACGCTTCTCTCCGGAGCGGTACCGCCCGAAGAGCCaccaactactactactactactactgctgttgCCGCGACAAACCCCGAACCGACCGGGTCGGCTGGATCGGAAGAGGACGATCCAATCCTGGCCGCACCGGCGACAACTTCCTCTGCACTTCCTACCAAAGTAGAGCAACCGGCACCAACAGCAACGGAAACGGTGCCCAGCAGCAAACCGGAACTGAAAGCGCTGGCAGACATTGTGATCGATCTGGACTGCATTCAGCCGAGCCGGGAACCGTCCCGCACCGTGCTGGACGATAAGGAGGGCCTGCAGATTACGCTTAACTTTGCGGCGGATCATCCGCGACCGGACGTGACGGTGATCGTCATCTCGACGATCAATCAGGGCCGCACCAGCATTCCCAGCTTTCAGTTTGACGCGAGCGTGCGGAAGCCGTGCaagctgcggctgctgccaCCGTCCGCTTGCAGTCTGCCGGGTACGAAACCGTTCCGGCCACCGGCCGATGGCATTACgcaggtgctgctgctagcgAATCCGACCGGCGAGCCCGTCGATCTGACCTGCATCCTAACGTACCTGGTGGGCGACGATCCGGACCCGATCAAGGAGTCGATCGTCATGCAGGCGGTACCGTCGGTGCGGGATTGA
- the LOC120958016 gene encoding ADP-ribosylation factor-binding protein GGA1 isoform X2, whose amino-acid sequence MDVRTVLDGYLRKAVHPNNHDLDVSAIDQFCLTLKKDPSKMSIARELLVSRIQSTNTKESLLALEALEECMESLGREFRSEINKFRFLNELIKMVSKKYNGDQTPREVSERILNILLTWTNKYDPCDCDKIQEAYNLLATQGIQHRSQQNVIIRGPPARHLDERGGQMLDKEQQKLKQLIASGKPENFEKANLLIQNLYRDEERRTQMKSRRLAELQKVAENTKLLAEMLDQYRAGETSDDGLAVLSEIYESCESAHPTIVRLAEETQHSEEMLEKIFEVNDALTQALDKYRVKVLNQQPAERAALSHPVETTAPLLPSMSYTPNITGSDPLDTLFDVSGEVPGSGGKETATSNRSNYDDLSDIFSSTGHGNGGTVGNDILLPEAAANQSAATTYSGLNGMKPNETKPKDNLLELNSILSSIKTRANASPSPVLGATAGRPAPSKAPSQNGSVAGASSKSIPELDSIISGMKATLLSGAVPPEEPPTTTTTTTAVAATNPEPTGSAGSEEDDPILAAPATTSSALPTKVEQPAPTATETVPSSKPELKALADIVIDLDCIQPSREPSRTVLDDKEGLQITLNFAADHPRPDVTVIVISTINQGRTSIPSFQFDASVRKPCKLRLLPPSACSLPGTKPFRPPADGITQVLLLANPTGEPVDLTCILTYLVGDDPDPIKESIVMQAVPSVRD is encoded by the exons ATGGACGTGCGGACGGTTCTCGATGGCTATTTGC GAAAAGCCGTCCATCCGAACAATCATGATTTGGACGTGTCGGCAATCGATCAGTTCTGTCTGACGCTGAAGAAGGACCCGTCGAAGATGTCCATCGCCCGCGAGCTGCTCGTCAGCCGGATACAGTCGACCAACACGAAGGAATCGCTGCTTGCCCTCGAG GCGCTGGAAGAATGTATGGAATCGTTGGGGCGCGAGTTCCGGTCGGAGATCAACAAGTTCCGGTTTCTGAACGAGCTGATCAAGATGGTTTCGAAGAAGTACAACGGCGACCAGACACCGCGCGAAGTGTCCGAGCGT ATCCTAAACATTCTGCTTACCTGGACGAACAAGTACGATCCGTGCGATTGCGATAAAATACAGGAAGCGTACAATCTGCTCGCCACGCAGGGGATCCAGCACCGGTCGCAGCAGAACGTGATCATACGTGGGCCGCCGGCCCGCCACCTGGACGAGCGCGGCGGCCAGATGCTGGACAAGGAGCAGCAGAAGCTGAAGCAGCTGATCGCGAGCGGCAAGCCGGAAAACTTCGAAAAGGCGAACCTGCTGATACAGAACCTGTACCGGGACGAGGAGCGCCGCACGCAGATGAAGAGCCGCCGGCTGGCGGAGCTGCAGAAGGTGGCGGAAAATACGAAGCTGCTGGCGGAAATGCTCGACCAGTACCGGGCGGGCGAAACGTCCGACGACGGGCTGGCGGTGCTGAGCGAAATTTACGAATCGTGCGAAAGTGCCCATCCCACGATCGTGCGGCTGGCGGAGGAAACGCAACACAGCGAGGAAATGCTCG AGAAAATATTCGAAGTGAACGATGCACTGACGCAAGCGCTAGACAAGTATCGTGTGAAGGTACTGAACCAGCAGCCGGCAGAACGGGCCGCACTGTCCCATCCCGTCGAAACGACCGCACCACTACTCCCCTCCATGAGCTACACTCCCAACATTACCGGTTCGGATCCACTGGACACGCTGTTCGATGTGTCCGGCGAGGTGCCGGGCAGTGGCGGCAAAGAGACAGCTACCTCCAACCGCTCCAACTATGACGATCTGAGTGACATATTTTCGTCGACCGGGCATGGCAATGGGGGAACGGTCGGGAACGATATACTGCTTCCGGAAGCTGCGGCCAACCAAAGCGCTGCAACCACGTACAGCGGGCTGAACGGGATGAAGCCGAACGAAACCAAACCCAAAGATAACCTACTGGAATTGAATTCCATTCTCAGCAGCATTAAAACCAGGGCCAATGCTTCCCCCTCACCAGTGCTGGGAGCGACGGCAGGCAGGCCGGCACCGTCGAAAGCACCGTCACAGAACGGTTCGGTAGCCGGTGCGTCTAGCAAATCCATTCCCGAGCTCGATTCCATCATTAGCGGTATGAAGGCGACGCTTCTCTCCGGAGCGGTACCGCCCGAAGAGCCaccaactactactactactactactgctgttgCCGCGACAAACCCCGAACCGACCGGGTCGGCTGGATCGGAAGAGGACGATCCAATCCTGGCCGCACCGGCGACAACTTCCTCTGCACTTCCTACCAAAGTAGAGCAACCGGCACCAACAGCAACGGAAACGGTGCCCAGCAGCAAACCGGAACTGAAAGCGCTGGCAGACATTGTGATCGATCTGGACTGCATTCAGCCGAGCCGGGAACCGTCCCGCACCGTGCTGGACGATAAGGAGGGCCTGCAGATTACGCTTAACTTTGCGGCGGATCATCCGCGACCGGACGTGACGGTGATCGTCATCTCGACGATCAATCAGGGCCGCACCAGCATTCCCAGCTTTCAGTTTGACGCGAGCGTGCGGAAGCCGTGCaagctgcggctgctgccaCCGTCCGCTTGCAGTCTGCCGGGTACGAAACCGTTCCGGCCACCGGCCGATGGCATTACgcaggtgctgctgctagcgAATCCGACCGGCGAGCCCGTCGATCTGACCTGCATCCTAACGTACCTGGTGGGCGACGATCCGGACCCGATCAAGGAGTCGATCGTCATGCAGGCGGTACCGTCGGTGCGGGATTGA